Proteins encoded within one genomic window of Methanobrevibacter arboriphilus JCM 13429 = DSM 1125:
- a CDS encoding DUF998 domain-containing protein: MKDKNIDNDILKNLNYKWLISCGAIASFIFTFSWIIQGIFKYSYNPLKMSISSLAIGSFGWIQSFTFILTGILLILFAFGFFKLSKMRFNQISKWTYIFIFICGLGLIGAGCFTTGYINGYFTPEMLSNEYLRSILNRLFLTIFFFGIALACFIFGNYFTYKRELNWLVYSSLSGMIVLITFLISNLGFSNFIGIQYYAGLLERITFTIGFIWVFLVSIYFLIDNKA, from the coding sequence ATGAAAGATAAAAACATTGACAATGATATTCTAAAGAATCTAAATTATAAATGGCTTATTTCATGTGGTGCTATTGCATCTTTTATATTTACATTTTCTTGGATTATTCAAGGAATTTTTAAATATTCTTATAATCCTTTAAAAATGTCTATAAGTTCATTAGCTATTGGGTCTTTTGGATGGATACAATCATTTACTTTCATTTTAACAGGAATTTTACTAATTTTATTTGCATTTGGATTTTTTAAGTTAAGTAAAATGAGATTTAATCAGATTTCTAAATGGACTTATATTTTTATATTTATTTGTGGTTTGGGATTAATTGGTGCAGGTTGTTTCACTACAGGTTATATTAATGGATATTTTACACCTGAAATGTTATCTAATGAATATTTGAGAAGTATTTTGAATCGATTGTTTTTAACAATTTTTTTCTTTGGGATAGCATTAGCTTGTTTCATTTTTGGAAATTATTTCACTTATAAAAGAGAGCTAAATTGGTTAGTTTATTCTTCTTTGTCTGGTATGATAGTATTAATAACCTTTTTGATAAGTAATTTAGGATTTTCTAATTTTATTGGAATACAATATTATGCAGGGCTTTTAGAAAGAATAACATTTACAATAGGATTTATTTGGGTGTTTTTAGTTTCAATTTATTTTTTAATAGATAATAAAGCTTAA
- a CDS encoding pirin family protein: MKTRNIFKTVKGQPVIDGAGVHLIRVLGPSDVYDIDPFLMLDAFDSENPEDYILGFPMHPHRGIETITYLIKGEIDHKDSLGNGGTIKEGESQWMTSGSGILHEEMPQASDKLFGLQIWLNMPKMSKMDEPAYFDITRDMIKSIDLPENGGVVKVISGLYDNIDGVDTRHVQVIIFDISLNPGFEFEIPSNEENNLFIYIFEGNGFFGENEDIIVDNKTVAIFDEGDHFKAKAGANGLRFMLFSGKPLREPIAWGGPIVMNTDEELDEAFRELRLGKFIK, translated from the coding sequence ATGAAAACAAGAAATATTTTTAAAACAGTAAAAGGCCAACCTGTGATTGATGGTGCAGGTGTTCATTTAATAAGAGTTCTTGGTCCTAGTGATGTCTATGATATTGACCCATTTTTAATGCTGGATGCTTTTGATAGTGAAAACCCTGAAGATTATATTTTAGGTTTTCCAATGCACCCTCACCGAGGAATTGAAACTATTACCTATCTTATAAAGGGAGAAATTGATCACAAAGATAGTTTAGGTAATGGAGGGACTATTAAAGAGGGAGAATCTCAATGGATGACTTCTGGAAGTGGTATTCTTCATGAAGAGATGCCTCAGGCATCTGATAAACTTTTTGGTCTTCAAATATGGTTAAATATGCCAAAAATGTCCAAGATGGACGAACCTGCTTATTTTGATATTACTAGGGATATGATTAAATCTATCGATCTTCCAGAAAATGGTGGTGTAGTTAAAGTTATTTCTGGATTATATGATAATATTGATGGTGTTGATACTCGCCATGTTCAAGTCATTATTTTTGATATTAGCTTAAATCCAGGTTTTGAGTTTGAAATTCCATCAAATGAAGAAAATAATTTATTTATCTATATATTTGAAGGAAATGGGTTTTTTGGAGAAAATGAGGATATTATTGTTGATAATAAGACTGTAGCTATTTTTGATGAAGGAGATCATTTTAAAGCTAAAGCTGGAGCCAATGGATTACGTTTCATGTTGTTTTCAGGTAAACCTCTTAGAGAACCTATTGCTTGGGGAGGTCCTATTGTTATGAATACTGATGAAGAATTAGATGAAGCTTTTCGTGAACTTAGATTAGGTAAATTCATTAAATAA